The DNA window TTCGCATCGCCGGCGGGCTGGCGCTGGCGGCGGTCGAGCACATGAATCCGGTCGGCTTGATGGGAGTGGGCGGCGCCGGAATGCACCACACGCCGTCGCTGTCCCGCGGATCGATCATGCAGTGGCTGCACCAGCTCCGCCACGAGCGGGCCGGTGGTGAAACGACGCTCGGTCGGCGGGTTCGTGAGCTGATCCCACGGGTCGAGCAGCGCTGTTTGTTTGTCGTGATCAGCGACCTCCACGACCCCGACGCGGTGCCGGCGATCAAACGCATGGCGCAGGACCACGATTGCCTTGTGATCCATCTCGAAGACCCGGCTGAGCAGGGGACCCTGAAGGCGGGCTTCTTCCGCGGAGTCGAAGCCGAAACCGGCCGCTCGTTCGTTGCCCACGGGCACAGCCGCTTTGTCGATCGTGGCGATGGCACGATGCTGGCGCGGGCCGGGATTTCCTATCTGCACTTGCCGACCGATGAACAGGTCCTGCCGAGCCTGCGGCATTTCATGAAGAACCGTGCCGGAACGG is part of the Haloferula helveola genome and encodes:
- a CDS encoding DUF58 domain-containing protein — translated: MSDHAPLPDDPLDARQFEIVVRRLADALAYGQESSPFLGAGIEYVQSRLYQNGDPVKFMDWKVTGRTGRYHVKEYEAPRQMPVYLLVDTSASMRVGSCAPGKYAWAVRIAGGLALAAVEHMNPVGLMGVGGAGMHHTPSLSRGSIMQWLHQLRHERAGGETTLGRRVRELIPRVEQRCLFVVISDLHDPDAVPAIKRMAQDHDCLVIHLEDPAEQGTLKAGFFRGVEAETGRSFVAHGHSRFVDRGDGTMLARAGISYLHLPTDEQVLPSLRHFMKNRAGTARRR